The genomic DNA GCAACTGGGGAAATGGCAAACGGTCTACGCCAGATTTCGACGATGGACCAAGGAAGGGCTCTGGGCCAGAATTTATCAAACACTACTGAAGCGACTGGACGCACTGGAGAAGATTGACCGGTCGCTTTGGTGCGTTGACGGTAGCGTCATTCGGGCTCACCGCAGCGCTTCGGGTATGATTCCGCAGAGCGAAAAGAACGATGAATTAGTGGCTCTGGGACGTTCTCGAGGCGGATACTCGACGAAAATTCATGTGCTATGCGATGGCGAGGGAACGTTGCTCGGAATCACGGCGACTGGCGGTCAACGCCACGAGTCGACGGAACTTGAGAATCTCATCGCAAGCTGTGAACTAAGTCTTCATCGCTACGACAGTCGTCCTGAAGTGATCGCAGGAGACAAGGGATACAGCAGTAACGCGATTCGCCAGTTCATCCGCGACCGCCAGATCAAACCGGTCATCGGATCGAAGGCTAACGAATCACGGGATGCGAATTTTGATCGCGAAGCTTACCGCCGCCGCAATATCATCGAACGACTGATCGGCTGGCTAAAAGAATCTCGCCGAGTGGCGACGCGATACGATAAACTTGCCTGTTCGTACCTTGCTTTCGTTCAACTCGCCGCCATGCGGCGAGTGCTCAAACTGCTTTAATAAACAGTGCCTAGTATTGCGCTTCGTGCTAGCAATTTGTTCGCGCACGCACTTTCGCGGAGCGAAAGGCGACCTTCTACAACCGGGTGCCGCTGGCCACGAGGTATCCTTTAACCGGCTGGATCTCGATGCTGTGAAACAACACCGGCATCTGGTCGGTGTACCATTCTTCGTCTTTGCCGACCAAGACGACACGTCCGCCCGAGCGAAGCGCTTTGTGCGCGGTCGCCATGAACAACTCCGCGATCCGAAAATCGGCATAGTAGGGTGGATTGCCGAGGACCAAATCGAAGCTCCCCGGCGCGTCGATCTGCCCGGTGTCCGAAACGTTTGCCGTCACGTTGGTCAACTGATTCAATTCGGCTCCGGCCAACGTGCACTGCACCGCGCGAGAATTACTGTCGATGCAGTGGACCGTCACATCATCGGCGGCCGTAGCCGCGGCCAGCGAGACGGTTCCGGCACCACAGCCGAGATCCAAGACACGCATCCCCGCTTCGATCGGCATCGCGTCGATCAGATGTCGCGCTCCCGGATCGATCCGCCGATGCGAAAAGACGCTGGGGCGGGAGTAGACCTTCAACAACCGGCCGCGATCGCGGATCGCAAACTCACAGCCGTAGTTCTTCTGCTTCTTCAGTTCCGCCGTCTTCACGCAACCGTACACGATCGAATCGCCGCCGGAGATGGTCGTCAGCTTCACGCCCAGCTTGACGATCTGTTCGTGCACCCATTTGTCGTTCGGGTTGTCGACAGCGACCCACAACTGGCCACCGATCTTCAACGCATTGAAGAAGGATTGCAATTGATCGCGGACCAGTTCGGTCTCGCCGCGGCGGCCCAGCGGCAGGACCGCCAGATCGTACTGATGTTCGGGAGGATCGGGCTGGCAGACGATGTTCAGCGACGCCGGAGGCTCGGGATGGTGAGCCCGCGCATGGTTCGCTTGATACAGATCGATGTACCAACAATCGACGCGGTTGTATTGGTTCGACGCAGCCAACACGGCGGCTAATTGAGCGCGACCCAACGACGTAGTCAACACGTCTCCTGCGGCGGGCAGCAGATTGCCTTCGCTGAACTGTTGGATCAGAAACTGTTCCGCCGGCCGAGCGGGCAAAGCGTGAGGAGATGATTCGGAGAGCGGGCTGTCAGGCATTGGGTTCCGTGAGTGTTGGGTTACGCCGGGGACCAGGTGAGTTGCCGGCCGCCGAGCACGTGGAAGTGCAGATGCAGCACCTCCTGACCTCCCTCGGGGCCGCTGTTGGTGATCACGCGATAACCTTTCTCCAGCCCCAATTGCTCGGCGACTTGGCGGATCACGCCAAACAAGTGCCCGATCAACGCGTGATCTTCCGGCTCCAGATCGGCAACGCTGCGGATCACCTTCTTCGGGATCACCAACACGTGAACCGGAGCTTTGGGAGCAATATCGTGAAACGCCAGACAGAGATCATCTTCGAAGACGATCTTGGCGGGGATTTCCTTGCGGATGATCTTGGAGAAGATGGTTTCAGTCATCGGATGATTTGGTAAGCGATGGGACTCGGCGGCTCAGAAAAATACCAAGCCGGCGTGAAACAGCAGCCAGCAGGCGGAGCGGTCTCCGGCAACATCATTCTACCCAGCCCACTGCGATCCGTCACCGCGTCGTTCTGCGACCGGGACTTATTCAACTTGAACGACCAACCGCCACGCGCTAGCGGCTGATTTGCGTGGACTTGGCTAGGAAATCATTCCTCGGCGGCGGGAACGACGAGGTGCGTCTGCGTCGCTTCGACGGGTTTCAGATGCGCGTCCATCCATCCATAGATCAATTGCCGCGATTCGTGAGCCACCGAATGCTTGCGGCCGTGAACGTAGAAGCCGAGGTTCTCCGGCACCCCATTGAGTTCGTAGACATCCATGATTTTCATCAGCATCAACAGTCGCTGTTTCTGCGTTGGAGTATGGCCGTCGTTCAAACCGGAGACGTCCAGAAACGCCCGCGGAGCGATCAAGGCGATGATCTCGTGGAAGTCGATCGGCGGCAACTCCCCTTTCAGCAGCCCCTCGCGAATCGGCTTGAAATAGATGTACCAACGGTTGCGTCCCCAGCCTTCGACGTTGGGATTGTGCCGAAAGAAAGACGCTCCACAATTGCACGCAGAGGCTTGAATGCGATCGTCATAAGCAGCCAGAAAAAAGGTGCCGTGGCCTCCCAACGAATGCCCAAGCGCTCCGATCCGCTGGGCATCGACCTGCGGTAGACTCTGCAAAACGTCGATGGCAATCGAGTGCTCGTACGTGAATTTCCCGACCGCCGTCCACTGGGGATGCTTCTCGTAAAAAGCGGCGGTGTCGTAAGCTCCCGCGGCCGGCGTCCGCTCGCCCGACACGAAGTGCTCCGGCGCGATCACGACATACCCGCGACGGCACAGATGATCGAGATAGGCTTTGTCAGGGTTGTCGATCAGCCCCGCCGCCCGCTTGCTGCCGTGCTGGTACGTACCGTGCAGCGCTACGATCGCGGGAGCCTTTCCGTCGAACTCCAGCGGCGTTCCCAGATAGGCGTGGGCTCGCTCGTCCGCTTCGACGGCATAACTGATCCACTGCCGGCGGTACAAACCGTCGACGACCACATCTTCGTGAACGATCAGATCCAGCGGCGGCTTTTCCGGTTTGTGCTTGTCGCCCAACAGATCCAGATACCGCTGCTTCAGGACCTCGCGACGCGCGATCCAGTCCTCTTTCGTCGCGATCCCCTCGGTCAGATCGTCCCAAGACGAACGGATCTCGGGAACCTCCATCAGCTCGGGCTGCACCCGATTCTGAGCGTCTGCAAACGCTGGGACCAACAGAATCGCCAGCAACATCGGAACGGATTTCATCATCGGATTGCCTTTTGTTTTTAGGAGCGTTTCGACGTCGATTGGGCTTGATGATCCAACATCGTCGCGACCAACGAGGTCCATCCGGTTTGATGACTCGCTCCCAGACCGCGACCGTTGTCGCCATGAAAGTACTCGTAGAACAGGACCAGATCGTTCCATGCGGGATCCTCGGCATATCGCGCTTCGCCGCCGTGGATCGGGCGATGCCCCTCGTCGTCGGCTTTGAACAGCGTCGTCAACCGTCGCTCCAACTCTTCGGCGATCTCAAGCAACGTCATCAGTTGCCCCGAACCGGTCGGGCATTCCAGTTGAACGGTATCGCCGCAGAACTGGTAATAGGTCCGCAGCGATTCGATGATCAAGAAGTTCAACGGCATCCAGACCGGCCCGCGCCAGTTGCTGTTGCCGCCAAACATCCACGAATCGCTCTCGCCAGGAACGTATTGCACCTCGTTGCGGACGCCGTGCAATTCGAACACAAACGGATCTTCGCGGTGAGCCGCCGAGAGCGAACGGATTCCGTACGGCGACAGGAACTCCGATTCGTCCAACATGATCGACAGCAACCGCCGCAAGCGAGCCTCCGACGGAATCGCCAGCAATCGATGGCAGGGCTGTTGGCTGTTGGGATCCTTCCGTTCCGCATACGTCATCCGATCGCGGAGATCCGGCTTGGAATCCAAGAACCACTTCATCCGCTTGTTAAATCCGGGCAAGCGGTTGATCACCTCTTCATCCAAAATCACACCGGTCAACAGTGGGATCAGCCCCACGATCGAACGGATCCGCATCGGCGTGCCGTGATCTTTGATGTACAGATGGTCGTAATAGAAGCCGTCCGCCTCGTCCCACAGACCGTCGCCATCGATCGAGTTCATCGCTTCAGCGATCGCCACGTAGTGCTCCAGGAACTTGCTGGCCATGTCGCCGTAAGCGGGATTATTGTCGGCCAGTTCCAACGCCATACGCAGCATCGTGCCGCAATAAAACGCCATCCACCCGGTCCCGTCCGCCTGCTCCATGTAGCCGCCATCGGGCAGCGGTTTGCTGCGGTCGAAGACTCCGATGTTATCCAAGCCCAAGAAGCCGCCGGAGAAGACGTTCCGCCCGCGAGGGTCTTTGCGATTGACCCACCAAGTGAAATTCAACAGCAGCTTTTGAAAGGTCCGCGCTAAAAACAGCCGATCGCGCTCGCCGGGTTCTCCAGTCGACTCATAGACACTCCAACAAGCCCAAGCGTGGACCGGCGGATTGACGTCGGAGAAGGTCCATTCGTACGCGGGGATCTGGCCATTGGGGTGCATGTACCATTCCCGCAAGAACAGGATCAGCTGCTCTTTGGCGAAATGCGGATCCAACCGCGCCATCGGGATCATGTGGAATGCACTGTCCCAAGCCGCGAACCACGGATACTCCCACTTGTCGGGCATGCTCAACACGTCGCGGTTGAACAGATGCCGCCAGTCTTTGTTGCGAATGTTCTGACGCGACGCGGGAGCAGGCGGTCCGTTGGGATCGCCGTTGAGCCAGGTGTCGACGACAAAGTGATAGAACTGCTTCGTCCACAGCAGCCCGGCGTACGCCTGCCGCGAGATGTTCCGCTCTTCGGGGCTCAGCGATTTTGCAATCACGTTGTCGTAATAGCTGTCCGCCTCCGACGCCCGTTCTTCAAAGCTGGCGTCAAACGCATCGCCAAACCAATCGCCGCTAGGAATGTCTTGGTTCCCCGCCAGCCGAAACTGCAACTGAACCTGCTCGCCCGGCTTCATCCGCAGCAGATAATAGGGAGCCGCTTTGGTCCCATGCTGCTTGGGGTTCACCGCTTTGGTATCCCCTTCGATCACGTATTGGTGAAACGCATCCTTATAGTATTCGCTCTCGCAGGGCAGGTCGGGGTGCCGGTCGGAGTTGGTTTCGTTGTCGGTAAACAGCCATGTTGGTTCCTCGCCTTGAGGCCCCGTGTCGGCGGCAAACTGGAACGCACCAAGCGTCTCGTGTCGCGAGACGATTCGCCCGTCATCGTTCAACGACAGATGAGGCCGCGCGGTGCAGCCTTCGTGAGTGCAGTGCCAGGTCCACGTGTTGCGGAACCACAACTGAGGCACGACGTGCAAGACGGCGGCGTCGGGTCCGCGATTGGTGATCAGCACACGGATCAGGATGTCGTCCGGAGCCTGTTTGGCGTAACGAACATCGACATCGAAGTAGCGATCTTCGTCGAAGACTCCCGTGTCGGTCAGTTCGTATTCCAGCTCGTTGCGGCTGCGACTTTGATTGACCGCCGCCAGGTCTTCGTACGGGTAGCGAGCCTGCGGATATTTGTACAAGCCTCGCATGTACGAATGGGTCGGCGTGCTGTCCAGGTAATAATAACATTCCTTGACATCTTCGCCGTGGTTCCCCTCGGGGCCGGTCAGCCCAAACAGCCGCTCTTTGAGAATCGGATCCCGGCCGTTCCATAACCCCAGAGCAAAGCAGAGTCGACCCTGGCGATCGGTGATCCCCATCAATCCGTCTTCGCCCCAACGATAGGCGCGGCTGCGGGCGTGGTCGTGCGGAAAGTATTGCCAGCTGTCGCCGCTTTCCGAATAGTCCTCGCGAACCGTCCCCCACTGACGCTCCGAAAGGTAAGGCCCCCAACGCTGCCAGTTTCCCGTCCGCTCGTTGCTGGCTAACAAACGCTGTTCTTCGGCCGTGATCGACTTTTTCATGCATTCCCATCCTGTGAATCCGACGCATTTTCGACGGTGATTAAATCTTCCAATGATCCATCGCTTGGATCGAACCGGCCGCAATAGAAGTCGGCAGCCAAGTGTTTCCCGCAGAACGTATAGGCCTTATGTTCGCTGAGCGACCGGAACACGATCCATTGCTCCGATCCAAACTGAACGCGCGACGCGACCGCTTCGTTCGCCTGGGCGATCACCAACCGCGACGCCACCGTCAGATTCCGCCACGTCCGCGGGCGATCGAAACGACGGCGTTCTAGATCGATCCAGACCGGAACGTACAGCCGCTTTTCGCCGCGGCCGCTGACCGTCAAGCGCCCCTCGGCGACCTCCATCTTCCCCGGGCTGCGACCGACTCGCCATTCCGACAATCCGATCGGCAGGACCATCGCCCGCGGCTTGTTATCGTGCAGCACCACCTCGCGAGTTTCCGCGTCGGCAGCCGCCTGCATCGTCGCCGCCACCGGGACGCTGGAACGGTAGAAGATCTCGCCGTCATCGGGAGACAGCACGGTATCGGCCAACAGCACCGCCCCATCCTCGCGGATGACCATCAATTGTCGCTGCAGCGTCACGCCATGCGTCCAACACTGCTCCATCTCGATGTAGTGGACGTCGTCGTCGCTGTGCCAACAGACCTCTTCCCAATCGCCGCGCGGTTGGCAATCCTGGCCATCGATTTGAATCGTCGCTTCCCAAGCCCCTTCCAAAATCATCCGCTTGCCGGCGGACAGTTCGATCCGCGGCGCGGGCTGCGAATGAAAATCGGCCACGACCCAACCGTGATGCCGGAACCACGAAGGACGCATCGAAACCAAGCCGGCCGAATCGCAATACATCCCACTCTCGGGCAGTTCGATTTCGGTTGTCAGTTTATTCTTCAAAGCCTTGTCGGCGGTGCGGCAAGCGAAATCGTAAGCCATCCGCAGCCCCGGATCCTTTAACAATCGCGTCGCCGTGCCCAACAGATCGCTCGACAGCTTGGGCTCCATCGGCTGCAAACACAACGAACCGTTCCAGCGGACCAGATGCGACTGCCACGCCGCCATCTCATTCAATTCGCCCAGCTGCTCGTTGGTCGGTTTGTGCTTAAATCCGACGCGGGCGATCTGCAGCGATCGCAGCGCCGACGCCAACGCTTTCGGCAACCGCTGGGCTCCGTCCGACAACAGCTCCTGCAAGCGATCGTCTTCGCATTCCAAGTACTCGCAATAAACGCCCCAGCTCGACTCGGCTAAACGAACCGAGGTCTGAAAGTTCTTCAGCCCCCAAGCCAATACCAACCCCAGTTCAGCCGCCAAGATCACTCGACGCGAACTTTCGACTGGCAGGTCGGTGAGTGCCGCTTGCCGAGCCGACTTTAAAACGCCCAACACCTCCCACCACTGCGCCTCGCCCAACGTGTCGGCTAACAATGGCAGCACGTAGCCCCAGGTCAACAGATCCGATTCGGTTGGCGCGCTGCCGGAGAGCGCCGCCGCTGCGGCTGACCAATCGAACTCGGAAGGCTTCGCGTCGGCAGCCTCTTCTTTTGTGCGAGCCGCAGCGATCAGGGCAGTGGCGGCATCCGCCAATGCAGTGTCGACGTCGGCGTTGCCAGCGAATAGCGGCAGGTCGGAAAACATCTCCCAAACCGGATCGGCCTTCAATTTGCGACGGCTGGTCTGCCGCCGGGTCAACTGGACGATCAATTCACCCCAAGCGTTTTCGCTGTCCATCAGATAGTCCTCGCTCGCATCGATTTGGGGTGATTCAGTTCGTTGTGTCAATGTTGTAGTCGTCATGGTGGATACGATGCTAAGATACTTGCTGCCGACCTGTGGAGCCAATTTGCCCTACGGCCGGGGACTGTCGATGCCTATTCTTTCTGATCCAACCTGCGATGCAATGCCTGTTGGGGCGAAGATCGTTGTTCGCTGCGATTCTTCATCGCCATCGACATTTGCATTTTGCTCACCCACGCGAGAAGGATATCCGATGCTTGCCAACCTAATTCAACTGCGACACGGCAACCAAAAGAGCGCTGTGTGGGTCCCTCGCTCGTTGGCCTGTCTGTTGTTGACGCTCGTGAGCCTCGGATCCGCGACGGCTCAGCCCGCCGACACCAGCAAACCGATCGCCGACCTGCCAGCCAGCGAAGATCCCGACCGACCGCAACGGCCGCCGACGCCAGAGGAGAGCGAGAGTCCAACGATCAAAGGAGTGATCGCCGCTTTTGACGCCCCTAAAGGTGCAACGCGGTTGGCTCCCGACGCCCGACTGTGGATCGACAAACCAAATCGCCGGGTGATCGTCGACGGATACGTCGCCGTGCAGGAGGGGTTGTTGGAGATGTTCGCCTGTCCGGCGGGGACCAAAGAACACGAATCGGCAGTCGCCGTGCTGGCGCGCAGCCAATATGTCCACGCGGCGTTGTTGGCCGTGGGAGCGACCCCCGGCCGGCCGGTTCAGTTCCAACCCAAGTTCTCGCCCCCCACCGGCGATCGGATCGCGATCTGGGTGCTGTGGCGCGACAAGGAGGGCAAACGCCATCGAGCCAAGGCGCAAGAATGGATCTGCAAGACCGGAACCAAAGAGCAGTTGAACACCGATTTCGTCTTTGCGGGCAGCCAATGGTGGACCGACCCTCGCAGCGGACGCGACTTTTATTCAGCCGACGACGGCGACCTCATTTGCGTTTCGAACTTCGCTTCGGCAACGCTGGACGTTCCGATCGAGAGCAGCAAAGACGCGGAGTACTTGGAATTCAGCGCGTGCACCGAAAACATGCCACCGCGTGGGACGCCGATCCGAATGGTGATGATCCCCGTCTCACCGGCCTTGAACGCAAAACCAGCGGACAAAGATAACGCGGCCGATGCGAAGCCGGCGGACAAACCGGCGGCCGATGCGAAACTCGATGCCGATCTGGACAGTCTGGGCCCCAAAGATTCGCCCGCCACGCAACCCACAACTCCCGACGCCGGGAGCGATTCTTAATGGATGACCTCTCCTCCGAATCGGTGAACCTGCAACCCTGGCTGTTGCTCTCCGATGCCGGTCCGGCCTGCTGGCAGATGCAGGACGATCGGATCGCACTGGCGATGTTCACCGACCAAGCCAAAGCCCAACAATACGCAACCGATGCTCAACTGCAGAACTCACAATGTCTGCAACCGAGCCCAATCGATCTGGTTCGCACGATGGCGATGTGTGTCGAAGGGGCGATCGAAGTCGCTGTCTTGGATCCCGACCAGAACTCCGCTCGCCGCGTCTTCGATCTCCCCGTGATCCTTAAGAAGGTTCGCGACGATCTCCGCGCGGGCAAACCAATGACGTGGTGAACGAACTATTCTATCTACACAAGCTGCTGCCGGGGCGGCGGACGATTAACACAACAAAAGCATTCACAGAGGCAGGACGATGTTCGAACGATTAAGTAATGGGTATGCACTGGCCAAACAGAGCCTGGGCGTACTGCAACGCGATAAGCAACTGATCATCTTCCCGCTGCTCAGCGGAATCAGCTGCACCCTGGTGATGATCTCTTTCGCCATCCCCTTGGTGATGACCGGCGCGGTGGAAAACGCCATCGAACAGGGACAGGAAGCGGGCGACCCGATGCAGAACCCGCTCTACCTGGCGGTTCTGTTTGCCTTCTACTTCGTCAACTACTTCGTGATCGTCTTCTTCAACTCCGCCTTGATCGCATGCGCGGTGAAAAGCTTCTACGGCGAGCGACCGACGCTATCGGACGGCATCTCCGCCGCGATGTCTCGACTGCCCCAGATCGCCGGTTGGGCATTGCTTAGCGCCACCGTCGGCGTGATCTTGCGAGTGATCGAGAGTCGCAGCGAGAAGGTCGGCGCGATCGTTTCGGGATTGTTGGGGATGGCCTGGGCGGCGGCCAGCTTCTTTGTTGTCCCGGTACTGGTGATCGAGAAAGCCGGCCCGTTCGAAGCCCTCAAACGATCGGCAACGATCCTGAAAAGCACCTGGGGAGAATCGCTGGGTGCCAAGGGAGGAATCGGATTTTTCGGCTTCCTCGCCTCGCTCCCTTGCATCGCCTTGATCGTTGGCGGCGGCTTCCTAACAGCTTCGATCGGAGCAGCTGGAATCGCTGTGATCGTCTTGGGAGTGATCGGATTGCTGCTGGTTTCGCTGATCTCCAGCGCGATGTCGGCGATCGTGCAAGCCGCTATCTATATGTATGGCTCCAGCGGCGACGCCCCCGGCGGCTTCGAAGCCAACAACCTCCGCGGCGTCTTCGCAAAAGCCTAAGCCCTTCGCACCCAACGCGTTACGCCCCAATCGTTTAACCGCGTGCCCAACGGGCCGCGCGTCCAATCTCAGCAAACGCACTCGGCCTCGTCGTGGACGAGGCTACGAGTCCTTCACCCAATCCCTAAAGCTCGAAGGGACTCGTGACCTCGTCCACTACGATAGATGCGTGCGTGGGACGTTGCCGCCGCCGTTAAACGAGATTGCTAGCGTTAAACCGGCTGGCGGAAAACCACCGAAATCGCTGGAAAGACTTGATATCTGCAATTCGATGGCGGATAATCACTCTTCCGACTGCCATTAAATGCCCTCCTTCAGCGGTCTCCTGCCCCTCGCCCCACCTTGAATGCAGTAGACCGCGTCACCTCGATTTGGATTTCGAGTCATGCGTGCGACGTGCTGTCTGATTGCGTTGTTGTCACTTCCCCTCGTTGGGACTCTTTACGCGGCGAGTCCAGCCACGTCGGAGCCGACCTCCGCTGCGGTGGAACCGCCGGGCATGGGAGCTCCAGGAAAATTGCTATCGATCGAGATCGTCACCGGACGCGAGGTCGATGGCATCATCACCCTCCGCGGCCGCGACATCGCACAGCAATGCGTTGTGCTGGGTCACTACGAATCGGGACAGATCCGCGACGTGACGCGTGATGTCCAGTGGCAACCGCAACCGTCCGGAATCGTCGACGTTTCGGAAACCGGATACATCAGCACGCTAGCCGAAGGAGACTGCACCGTCACCGCGGCGATTTTGGGAGCCGACGACGCGACGCAGCAGACAGCGAAGATCGCCGTCCGCGTGGAGAACTTGGTCAACGACGTCCCGATCAACTTCCCCGATCAGATCACGCCGATCTTCACCAAATTCGGCTGCAACGGCGGCGGATGCCACGGCAAAAGCGGCGGCCAAAACGGCTTCCGCATGTCGCTGCTGGGATTTGAACCGCAGGAAGATTACGAATGGCTAGTCGCCGAAGGACGCAACCGCCGCGTCTTCCCGACCTCTCCCGATCACAGCCTGTTGCTGCAGAAAGCATCGGGCGTCGTCCCTCACGGCGGCGGATCGCTGGTCGCAACCGACAGCCCTTCCTACCGCGTGATGCGTCGCTGGATCGCTCAAGGCATGCCCTACGGAAGCCCCGACGATCCCGTGGTTGTCGGAATCGATGTGCTGCCGTTGCAAATGACGATGCAGCGTGGCAGCGCTCAACAAATAACCGTTGTCGCCCGCTACAGCGATGGCTCGACACAGGATGTCACGCGAACCACCGCCTTCGAATCGAACGACACGTCGATGGCGGAAGTCGACGATGCGGGGCTCGTATCGGTCGACAAACTGAGTGGTTCGGTTGCGGTGATGGCTCGCTACCAAGGTCACGTTGGCGTGTTCCGCGCATCGATCCCACTGGGGCTGGAAGTGCCAGCGCCGGAATCGCTCAGCAATCCGATCGATGGTTGGGTTTTCGAAAACTTGCAGGAACTGGGGCTGCCTCCATCGCAAACGTGTGACGACACGACGTTCCTACGCCGCGCGACGATCGATATCGTCGGTCGCTTGCCGTCGATCGAAGAGACGCGTGCGTTCATCGACGACACCGATCCAGAGCGTCGCGAAAAACTGATCGATCGCCTGCTGGCCTCCCCCGATTACGCATCGCACTTCGCGACCAAGTGGTCGGCGATTTTGCGGAACAAACGAAACGCAGCGACCGACCGCGAGTCGACGTTTGCCTTCTACCGTTGGTTGCACGAAGCGTTCGACAACAACGTCCCCTACGACCAATGGGTCCGCGGCCTGCTGACCGCATCGGGCTCTCCCGACCGAAACGCCGCTGTCGGCTGGTACCGTGAGGTCAAAGACCCCGAATCGCTTACCGAAGATACGGCC from Rosistilla oblonga includes the following:
- a CDS encoding DUF1549 domain-containing protein; translated protein: MRATCCLIALLSLPLVGTLYAASPATSEPTSAAVEPPGMGAPGKLLSIEIVTGREVDGIITLRGRDIAQQCVVLGHYESGQIRDVTRDVQWQPQPSGIVDVSETGYISTLAEGDCTVTAAILGADDATQQTAKIAVRVENLVNDVPINFPDQITPIFTKFGCNGGGCHGKSGGQNGFRMSLLGFEPQEDYEWLVAEGRNRRVFPTSPDHSLLLQKASGVVPHGGGSLVATDSPSYRVMRRWIAQGMPYGSPDDPVVVGIDVLPLQMTMQRGSAQQITVVARYSDGSTQDVTRTTAFESNDTSMAEVDDAGLVSVDKLSGSVAVMARYQGHVGVFRASIPLGLEVPAPESLSNPIDGWVFENLQELGLPPSQTCDDTTFLRRATIDIVGRLPSIEETRAFIDDTDPERREKLIDRLLASPDYASHFATKWSAILRNKRNAATDRESTFAFYRWLHEAFDNNVPYDQWVRGLLTASGSPDRNAAVGWYREVKDPESLTEDTAQLFMGLRLQCARCHHHPFEVWSQQDYYGLTAFFSRVGRKTGDTPGELLVVHRPGNATATNPKNKQAVPPTSLGNEPLTVDAWDDPRTDLADWLTNPDNPFFARAIVNRYWKHYFGRGLVDPEDDMRVTNPASNPKLLDGLAQWFVDSGYDLKALTHLICTSQTYQRSSEPNDWNADDKLNFSRFYPRRLAAETLLSAIDTVTEVPTQFAGMPAGTSPYELPDNGFNSYFLSVFGRPAGSSACECERSGESNLAQCLHLINSKEVQSKLTGAGGRIARLAAEKSADDALVEELYLAALSRKPIETEAKAATDYLASKPDRRLAIEDLVWAIINTKEFLFNH